A part of Pararoseomonas sp. SCSIO 73927 genomic DNA contains:
- a CDS encoding tripartite tricarboxylate transporter substrate binding protein, producing the protein MARLIGPVMAKVLGQPVVVENRPGASGAVGSEAIARSAPDGYSLLLGAVASHAILPTLMPRLPYDPLRDFTAISLTTNAPNLLVVNPKVRARTLPEFLDWARQQRDKVAYASAGNGTSSHLAGELLVLRTGAPLEHVPYSSGAQAVTDVISGQVPMLVYQVTAVLPYVREGSLRALATTSDARLSWTPDVPTVQEAGIRDFDVAAWHGLFGPAGLPAPIVDAVYAALRTALDDPGLRPRIQDLGLVPVGMLPAEFSRFLATDIVRWREVIHAANVKAD; encoded by the coding sequence ATGGCGCGGCTTATCGGCCCCGTCATGGCCAAGGTTCTCGGCCAGCCGGTCGTCGTCGAGAACCGCCCCGGGGCGAGCGGCGCTGTTGGCAGCGAGGCGATCGCCAGGTCCGCGCCGGATGGTTACTCGCTCCTACTGGGGGCGGTCGCATCCCATGCGATCCTGCCTACGCTGATGCCGAGGTTGCCCTATGATCCGCTTCGCGATTTCACGGCCATCTCGCTGACGACGAACGCACCGAACCTGCTGGTGGTGAACCCGAAGGTCCGGGCGCGGACGTTGCCGGAGTTCCTCGACTGGGCCCGCCAGCAGCGCGACAAGGTGGCCTACGCGTCCGCCGGGAACGGCACCTCTAGCCATCTCGCGGGAGAGCTCCTCGTGCTGCGCACGGGAGCTCCGCTGGAGCACGTGCCCTACAGCAGCGGGGCTCAGGCCGTGACGGACGTCATCTCTGGCCAGGTGCCGATGCTCGTCTACCAGGTCACGGCGGTCCTGCCTTACGTGCGCGAGGGATCCTTGCGAGCGCTGGCCACCACTTCAGACGCGCGGCTGAGCTGGACGCCCGACGTCCCAACCGTCCAGGAGGCGGGAATCCGCGATTTCGACGTGGCCGCCTGGCACGGGCTCTTCGGCCCGGCCGGACTTCCGGCGCCGATCGTCGACGCCGTCTACGCTGCACTCAGGACCGCACTGGACGACCCTGGGCTGCGGCCCCGGATCCAGGACCTTGGGCTTGTGCCGGTGGGGATGCTCCCGGCGGAGTTCAGCCGCTTCTTGGCGACCGACATCGTCCGGTGGCGCGAGGTCATCCACGCCGCCAACGTCAAGGCGGACTAG
- a CDS encoding GntR family transcriptional regulator, which produces MFLRHQASYEIPLGRSAQQEGIKGAVEYRTKEEQVADHLREAILSGHFPRGTRLKQAEVARTLQISITPVREALKLLEAEGYISGSSYKGAVVAPLDVAASVETLNLRILLEGQLIRHAVERATTEDLRLIRGLADEFADAVRRKDSAEARASNYRFHKQMYATANLPQTLHFVQILWARYPFDVINRVEGRAVTAVEEHEELLRAMIEGDLAGAMLALRRHIEAGWATVKDETEGGGDHPPAIRVRRTPRSGKEERRNE; this is translated from the coding sequence TTGTTCCTGCGACATCAGGCATCGTATGAGATCCCCTTAGGCCGGTCGGCCCAGCAAGAAGGGATCAAGGGAGCCGTGGAGTACCGCACCAAAGAGGAACAGGTCGCCGATCACCTCCGCGAGGCCATCCTATCCGGCCACTTCCCTCGCGGCACACGCCTGAAGCAGGCCGAGGTTGCGAGAACGCTTCAGATCAGCATCACACCCGTGCGGGAGGCTCTCAAGCTTCTCGAGGCAGAGGGGTACATCAGCGGCAGCTCCTACAAGGGTGCGGTGGTGGCGCCTCTCGACGTCGCAGCCTCCGTAGAGACCTTGAACCTGCGGATCCTGCTTGAAGGGCAGCTGATCCGGCATGCGGTCGAGAGGGCCACCACGGAGGACCTGCGCCTGATCCGAGGCCTCGCCGACGAGTTCGCGGACGCGGTCAGGAGGAAGGACAGCGCCGAGGCCCGTGCCTCCAATTATCGTTTCCACAAGCAGATGTACGCTACGGCGAACCTGCCGCAGACCCTGCACTTCGTGCAGATCCTGTGGGCCCGCTACCCGTTCGACGTGATCAACCGGGTCGAGGGACGCGCGGTCACGGCCGTCGAGGAGCACGAGGAGCTCCTGCGGGCGATGATCGAGGGCGACCTCGCTGGCGCGATGCTCGCCCTGCGGCGCCACATCGAGGCGGGGTGGGCAACGGTGAAGGACGAAACGGAAGGCGGGGGGGACCACCCGCCTGCCATCCGTGTCCGTAGGACGCCGCGGAGCGGCAAGGAGGAGAGACGGAATGAGTGA
- a CDS encoding cysteine hydrolase, whose amino-acid sequence MSDSVLLVMDMMNDLIHPEGPNAKTYAPIVAERGVIERTRELIRKARGARMRVGFVRVGFSPDYVQCPPNSPVFSAARQKGLFKLGSWGTEVHPALEPQHDDLDIVKHRVSPFYGTSLEPTLRALGAKRLFLTGVSTNGVVHTGVREGHDRDYACVVVEDCCTGISDEEHRNAVFCMQRFAKIQTVDEVDLST is encoded by the coding sequence ATGAGTGACTCAGTGCTTCTCGTAATGGACATGATGAATGATCTGATCCATCCGGAGGGACCCAACGCGAAGACATACGCTCCAATCGTTGCGGAGCGCGGCGTCATCGAGCGGACGCGCGAGCTGATCCGCAAGGCGCGGGGAGCGAGGATGCGGGTGGGGTTCGTGCGCGTGGGTTTCTCGCCCGATTACGTCCAGTGCCCGCCCAACTCCCCGGTCTTCTCCGCTGCGCGGCAGAAAGGGCTGTTCAAGCTCGGCAGTTGGGGGACCGAGGTTCATCCGGCTCTGGAGCCCCAACATGATGACCTGGATATCGTGAAGCACAGGGTCAGCCCCTTCTACGGTACTTCGCTTGAACCCACCCTGAGAGCCCTTGGGGCAAAGCGCCTCTTCCTTACTGGCGTCTCGACGAACGGCGTCGTGCACACGGGCGTCCGCGAAGGACACGATCGCGACTATGCTTGTGTGGTCGTAGAAGACTGTTGCACCGGGATTTCCGACGAAGAGCATCGCAACGCCGTCTTCTGCATGCAGCGCTTCGCCAAGATCCAGACCGTTGACGAGGTCGACCTCTCCACCTGA
- a CDS encoding TauD/TfdA family dioxygenase: MNSITPQITARPIAGALGAEVYGVGPLAKASDETIARIRELWLEHSVIFFRDQPLEPKDFVAFARRFGDVVHYPFLKGLDEAPEVITVAKREDERVNFGGLWHTDTAYLDQPPMATMLVARELPPFGGDTLFASAYAAYDALSDGMKKLIDPLKAINSSAKAEKTRTREDRKAGEERKVLEAAHPVVRTHPETGRKALYVNGGHTLRFEGMSEEESAGLLAYLFEHQVKPEFTCRFRWEPGSIAFWDNRCALHNPVNDYHGYRRIMHRVTLAGDTPR; this comes from the coding sequence ATGAATAGCATCACTCCGCAGATCACAGCCCGCCCCATTGCTGGGGCTCTCGGCGCCGAGGTCTACGGCGTCGGTCCGCTCGCCAAGGCCTCCGACGAGACCATCGCGCGTATCCGCGAGCTCTGGCTCGAGCACTCGGTCATCTTCTTTCGTGACCAGCCGCTGGAGCCCAAGGACTTCGTTGCTTTCGCCCGGCGCTTCGGGGACGTGGTCCACTATCCCTTCCTCAAGGGGCTGGACGAGGCGCCGGAGGTGATCACCGTCGCCAAGCGCGAGGACGAGCGCGTCAATTTCGGCGGCCTCTGGCACACGGACACGGCCTACCTGGACCAGCCGCCCATGGCGACGATGCTGGTGGCGCGCGAGCTCCCGCCCTTTGGCGGCGACACGCTCTTCGCGAGCGCCTACGCGGCCTACGACGCGCTCTCGGACGGCATGAAGAAGCTGATCGACCCGCTGAAGGCCATCAACAGCTCCGCCAAGGCCGAGAAGACGCGCACGCGCGAGGACCGCAAGGCGGGCGAGGAGCGCAAGGTGCTGGAGGCCGCGCATCCGGTGGTGCGAACGCACCCCGAGACGGGGCGCAAGGCACTGTACGTCAACGGTGGCCATACGCTGCGCTTCGAGGGCATGTCGGAGGAGGAGAGCGCGGGCCTGCTCGCCTACTTGTTCGAGCACCAGGTCAAGCCCGAGTTCACCTGCCGCTTCCGCTGGGAGCCGGGGTCCATCGCGTTCTGGGACAATCGCTGCGCGCTGCACAACCCGGTGAACGACTACCACGGGTACCGGCGGATCATGCACCGCGTGACCCTCGCTGGAGATACGCCGAGGTGA